The Amycolatopsis sp. DG1A-15b genome window below encodes:
- a CDS encoding fumarylacetoacetate hydrolase family protein, with protein MQLVRLGEPGSERPFVRAGDGTTYELGGLTADIDGGFLAADGIARAAAALAAGELPAASETGLRVGPPIAQPGKVVCIGMNYRRHAEETGATPPSEPVVFMKAPDVVVGPGDDVLIPRGSVSTDWEVELGVVIGKTARYLESVDEALEYVAGYVVSNDVSERALQFRTGQWDKGKSCENFNPLGPALVPASEVPDPQDLGLRLWVNGEKKQDSSTKDMIFGVAEIVHHLSQVMVLRPGDLINTGTPEGVALGQPDPKPYLRDGDVIELEIDGLGRQRQTARQA; from the coding sequence GTGCAGCTTGTGCGTCTCGGGGAGCCGGGGAGTGAGCGTCCGTTCGTGCGCGCCGGCGACGGCACGACCTACGAACTGGGCGGCCTCACCGCCGACATCGACGGCGGCTTCCTCGCCGCGGACGGGATCGCGCGAGCCGCCGCCGCGCTCGCCGCCGGCGAGCTGCCGGCGGCTTCGGAGACCGGCCTGCGCGTCGGCCCGCCGATCGCCCAGCCCGGCAAGGTCGTCTGCATCGGCATGAACTACCGCCGCCACGCCGAGGAAACCGGCGCGACGCCGCCGTCCGAGCCGGTCGTCTTCATGAAGGCGCCGGACGTCGTGGTCGGGCCCGGCGACGACGTCCTCATCCCGCGCGGGTCGGTCAGCACCGACTGGGAGGTCGAGCTCGGCGTCGTCATCGGCAAGACCGCCCGCTACCTCGAGAGTGTCGACGAAGCCCTGGAGTACGTCGCCGGTTACGTCGTCTCGAACGACGTCTCCGAGCGCGCGCTGCAGTTCCGCACCGGCCAGTGGGACAAGGGCAAGTCGTGCGAGAACTTCAACCCGCTCGGCCCGGCGCTGGTCCCCGCGAGCGAGGTGCCCGACCCGCAGGACCTCGGCCTTCGACTGTGGGTCAACGGCGAGAAGAAGCAGGACTCGTCCACCAAGGACATGATCTTCGGCGTCGCCGAGATCGTGCACCACCTCAGCCAGGTGATGGTGCTGCGGCCCGGTGACCTGATCAACACCGGTACCCCCGAAGGTGTCGCGCTCGGGCAGCCCGACCCGAAGCCGTACCTGCGCGACGGCGACGTCATCGAGCTCGAGATCGACGGGCTCGGCCGGCAGCGCCAGACCGCGAGGCAGGCCTGA
- a CDS encoding enolase C-terminal domain-like protein: MAKIIGMEVLDVRFPTSKELDGSDAMNPDPDYSAAYVVLHADGGPDGYGLAFTIGRGNDVQAAAIRALAPHVVGRDVPADAAALGDLSRTLVGDSQFRWLGPEKGVAHMAVGAIVNAAWDLAARCANLPVWQFAARMTPEELVSLVDFRYLSDALTEAEALEILRRAEPGRAEREKQLEAHGYCAYSTSPGWLGYADAKLVRLAEQAVADGFEMIKLKVGGNLEDDVRRMKLARETVGPDIRIAVDANQRWDVQAAVDWMTELAPYDPYWIEEPTSPDDILGHAAIAKALAPIKIATGEHVQNRVMFKQLLQADAISVLQLDAARVGGFNENLAILLLAAKFGVPVCPHAGGVGLCELVRHLSMFDFVAVSGTDADRSIEWVDHLHEHFTDPAVVERGRYLAPTAPGFSARMHDATLRRFRFPDGPEWTESASE; encoded by the coding sequence ATGGCGAAGATCATCGGCATGGAGGTCCTCGACGTCCGGTTCCCGACGTCGAAGGAGCTCGACGGCTCGGACGCGATGAACCCCGACCCGGACTACTCCGCCGCCTACGTCGTGCTGCACGCCGACGGCGGCCCGGACGGCTACGGCCTCGCGTTCACCATCGGCCGCGGCAACGACGTGCAGGCCGCCGCGATCCGCGCGCTGGCCCCGCACGTCGTCGGCCGGGACGTCCCGGCCGACGCGGCCGCGCTCGGTGACCTGTCCCGCACCCTGGTCGGCGACTCGCAGTTCCGCTGGCTGGGCCCGGAAAAAGGCGTCGCGCACATGGCGGTCGGGGCGATCGTCAACGCCGCGTGGGACCTCGCCGCCCGCTGCGCGAACCTCCCCGTCTGGCAGTTCGCGGCGCGGATGACGCCCGAAGAACTGGTGTCACTGGTCGACTTCCGGTACCTGTCCGACGCGCTCACCGAGGCCGAAGCCCTGGAGATCCTGCGGCGGGCGGAACCCGGTCGTGCCGAACGGGAGAAGCAGCTCGAAGCGCACGGCTACTGCGCCTACAGCACGTCCCCGGGCTGGCTCGGTTACGCGGACGCCAAACTCGTGCGGCTCGCCGAACAGGCGGTCGCCGACGGCTTCGAGATGATCAAGCTCAAGGTCGGCGGCAACCTCGAGGACGACGTCCGGCGGATGAAACTGGCGCGGGAGACCGTCGGGCCGGACATCCGGATCGCCGTCGACGCCAACCAGCGCTGGGACGTCCAAGCGGCCGTCGATTGGATGACCGAGCTCGCGCCCTACGACCCGTACTGGATCGAGGAGCCGACGTCCCCGGACGACATCCTCGGCCACGCGGCGATCGCCAAGGCCCTCGCGCCGATCAAGATCGCCACCGGCGAGCACGTGCAGAACCGCGTGATGTTCAAGCAGCTGCTGCAGGCGGACGCCATTTCGGTGCTCCAGCTGGACGCCGCGCGCGTCGGCGGCTTCAACGAAAACCTGGCGATCCTGCTGCTGGCCGCGAAGTTCGGCGTCCCGGTGTGCCCGCACGCCGGCGGCGTCGGGCTCTGCGAGCTCGTCCGGCACCTGTCGATGTTCGACTTCGTGGCGGTGTCCGGCACCGACGCGGACCGTTCCATCGAGTGGGTCGACCACCTGCACGAGCACTTCACCGACCCGGCCGTCGTCGAGCGCGGCCGCTACCTCGCCCCGACCGCCCCCGGGTTCTCCGCGCGCATGCACGACGCCACGCTGCGCCGGTTCCGCTTCCCGGACGGTCCCGAGTGGACGGAGTCCGCAAGTGAGTGA
- a CDS encoding SDR family oxidoreductase has product MSEFEGLVAAVTGGASGIGQAVATLLAGRGAQVAVLDLKPGDDGFRCDVSSDDEVRSAIDAVVDRFGRLDILVNNAGIGAQGDVTANSDDEWHRVLDVNVLGMVRLARAALPHLRNSPSAAIVNTCSIAAWAGLPNRALYSASKGAVLSLTLAMATDHLPDRIRVNCVCPGTADTPWVGRLLDAADDPAAERAALAARQPMGRLVTAEEVANAIAYLASPLSASTTGTALAVDGGMYGLRPRGPVQQ; this is encoded by the coding sequence GTGAGTGAATTCGAGGGCCTGGTGGCCGCCGTCACCGGAGGCGCCTCGGGCATCGGCCAGGCCGTCGCGACCTTGCTGGCCGGACGCGGCGCCCAGGTGGCGGTCCTCGACCTCAAGCCCGGAGACGACGGCTTCCGCTGCGATGTCTCCTCGGACGACGAGGTCCGCTCGGCGATCGATGCCGTCGTGGACCGCTTCGGCCGTCTCGACATCCTCGTCAACAACGCCGGCATCGGCGCGCAGGGCGACGTCACCGCCAACAGCGACGACGAGTGGCATCGCGTGCTCGACGTCAACGTCCTCGGCATGGTCCGGCTCGCCCGGGCCGCGTTGCCGCACCTCAGGAACTCGCCGTCCGCGGCGATCGTCAACACCTGCTCCATCGCGGCCTGGGCCGGCCTGCCCAACCGCGCGCTCTACTCGGCCAGCAAGGGCGCGGTGCTCTCGCTGACCCTGGCCATGGCGACCGACCACCTGCCCGACCGGATCCGCGTCAACTGCGTGTGCCCGGGCACGGCGGACACCCCGTGGGTGGGCCGGCTGCTCGACGCCGCCGACGACCCGGCGGCCGAACGCGCGGCCCTCGCGGCCCGCCAGCCCATGGGCCGGCTGGTCACCGCGGAGGAGGTCGCCAACGCGATCGCCTACCTGGCGAGCCCCCTGTCCGCCTCGACCACCGGCACCGCGCTCGCGGTCGACGGCGGCATGTACGGCCTGCGTCCTCGCGGCCCGGTTCAGCAGTAA